Proteins co-encoded in one Crateriforma spongiae genomic window:
- the hisA gene encoding 1-(5-phosphoribosyl)-5-[(5-phosphoribosylamino)methylideneamino]imidazole-4-carboxamide isomerase, which translates to MEIWPAIDLRHGKPVRLRQGDYDRQTVFGDDPVEFALRWKELGARRLHLVDLDAARGDDPTANRDAVSRIIRETGLPCQMGGGVRDDQAIDALMAIGVSRLVVGSAALKKPDWFAGACDRFPGRLAAGIDARDGMVATDGWLETSSTPAIDLAKDLRGRTANIAAIIYTDIARDGMMQGPNFDGLVAMAEATDIPLVASGGVTTLDDVSRLTELGMPAAIVGRALYDGAIELPDVLRLAKDD; encoded by the coding sequence TTGGAAATTTGGCCCGCCATCGATTTGCGTCATGGCAAGCCCGTGCGGCTTCGCCAGGGTGACTATGACCGTCAAACCGTGTTCGGCGACGATCCCGTCGAATTCGCACTCCGCTGGAAAGAACTGGGGGCACGACGCTTACACCTGGTCGACTTGGATGCCGCCCGCGGCGATGACCCGACCGCCAATCGTGACGCCGTTTCTCGGATCATTCGCGAAACCGGGTTGCCGTGTCAGATGGGTGGTGGCGTGCGAGACGACCAGGCGATCGATGCCTTGATGGCAATCGGTGTCAGCCGTTTGGTCGTCGGATCGGCGGCGCTGAAGAAACCCGACTGGTTTGCCGGTGCGTGTGACCGGTTTCCGGGACGTTTGGCGGCCGGAATCGATGCCCGCGACGGCATGGTGGCAACCGACGGTTGGTTGGAAACCAGCAGCACGCCGGCGATCGACTTGGCCAAAGATCTGCGTGGCCGCACCGCCAACATCGCGGCGATCATTTACACCGATATCGCCCGCGACGGCATGATGCAGGGGCCCAACTTTGACGGACTGGTCGCCATGGCCGAGGCGACCGACATTCCGCTGGTTGCCAGCGGCGGCGTGACCACGCTGGACGACGTGTCACGGCTGACTGAATTGGGGATGCCGGCGGCGATCGTCGGCCGGGCGCTTTACGATGGTGCGATCGAATTGCCCGATGTCCTGCGATTGGCGAAAGACGACTGA